In one window of Mauremys reevesii isolate NIE-2019 linkage group 22, ASM1616193v1, whole genome shotgun sequence DNA:
- the LOC120388898 gene encoding nudix hydrolase 20, chloroplastic-like — protein MAAPTWSERVRELLKRMNNFHEPGSSRDRCLPFLVAGQRVGSVPAPVAQRLQGYPAVFTVSPEPGGPGRVELHPQLASHEARTAAVGQVLTELRDLGAFPCLREWRDEHYEVMPRFCDPPLFSMERAATALLGIRCYGAHLNGYTRRGGRPCMWLGRRALTKPTYPGQLDNLAAGGIAVGLGVTETLVKECQEEACIPPSLAAQARPVGAISYTYEDHRGIFPECQFVFDLELPEEFEPRVGDGEMQEFYLLDLDEVKDAITSGDFKPNCALVALDFLIRHGHIEPDHEPHYSELVEGLHRSL, from the exons ATGGCGGCTCCCACCTGGTCCGAGCGGGTCCGAGAGCTGCTGAAGCGGATGAACAACTTCCACGAGCCCG gctcgTCCCGGGACCGGTGCCTGCCGTTCCTGGTGGCTGGGCAGCGTGTGGGCTCCGTGCCTGCCCCGGTTGCCCAGCGGCTCCAGGGCTACCCGGCCGTGTTCACCGTGAGCCCCGAGCCCGGCGGGCCCGGCCGCGTCGAGCTCCACCCGCAGCTGGCGTCCCACGAGGCGCGCACGGCCGCCGTGGGGCAGGTGCTCACGGAGCTGCGGGACCTGGGGGCTTTCCCCTGCCTGCGCGAATGGAGAGACGAG CACTACGAGGTGATGCCCCGGTTCTGTGACCCGCCTCTGTTCAGCATGGAGCGTGCGGCCACCG cgctgctggGGATTCGCTGCTACGGCGCCCACCTGAACGGCTACACCCGGCGTGGGGGCCGCCCCTGCATGTGGCTGGGCCGCCGCGCCCTCACCAAGCCCACCTACCCCGGCCAGCTGGACAACCTG GCGGCAGGGGGCATcgcggtggggctgggggtgacgGAGACACTGGTGAAGGAGTGCCAGGAGGAGGCCTGCATCCCCCCCAGCCTGGCAGCCCAGGCACGGCCCGTGGGTGCCATCAG ctacaCCTATGAGGACCATCGAGGCATCTTCCCCGAGTGCCAGTTTGTCTTTGACCTGGAGCTGCCGGAGGAGTTCGAGCCGCGCGTGGGCGACGGGGAGATGCAGGAGTTTTACCTGCTGGACCTGGATGAG GTGAAGGATGCCATCACGTCAGGTGACTTCAAACCCAACTGTGCGCTGGTCGCCCTGGATTTCCTCATCCGGCACGGACACATCGAGCCTGATCACG agccccacTACAGCGAGCTGGTTGAGGGGCTGCACCGGAGCCTATGA